TTAGTAGGagattttaaactttttgttttttcaaaacCTCAGCTCCCTTTGCTGTAGAAtgagaattatttttcttacccATTACACCTAAATCTTTACTAGTAGAAGAAGAACTACTGACCAAATCTCTAATAATTTGTTAAccattatatttaaaaaccACTTACATGAAAACTCAAAAAACTAAGGAATAGTGGAAAGTTAGAAGAAGTTGATagataaaaacaaagaaaatagacAAAAAATCGTCAAAAAATCGTACAACAAGAGAGtttcaaagaagaaaattgtGAGAGAGAAGTGGATTTagtgcaaaaaaaaaaaaaatggttaaagacatgaaagaaaataaaaaaaaaagcttaaaATCGTataaacaaagaacaaaaagcAAAGAGGAAATAACGTACATGGTGTGCAAAGAGGAAATATCGTATAtagtgtaatttttttattcttttattattattatagtttttaattagttaagagtaatgctaaaaattaattgGCAAATTTTAGTTAAAGACCATTTTGCAgttaaaattaatcttttaactAGGCAAaagctaaattttatttaataactcATTAGCTATTGGACATTTATATTATAGTATTTAagatattcatattttatgaGTATAGTTCTTCATTGTCAATAAAATCTAAACGATGgtcatataaaataatgaaaaatggaCGATAAAGATGAAAAGCCAAGtgagttttaattaatttaaattcgacttatttattaaaaggaataattgttattacataatttcaaataaatttttatttaattgaatcgtatatatttatataaatcttGAATATTCTTGGCCATGCCAAATTACATTTTGCAATGTTTAAAACTAGGTCTCGAGTCAATATCGAAACATTTTCCAGTTCTAGCGCATGCAGTAAATAGTCATTAAAGCCTCCAAAgaatcaaaacaaataaaatttccaaGCCAAACTTGTCACTTGTGACCACTATAAATTAAGCTTGGAGAGGGGAGAGGAGAACATCAGCTTGGAGCAAGTAAAGCTACTAGGAGCTTAGCCTAGTCCCTTTAGTTACAGAATTATTTGGGCTCTGATACTCATTGGAATCATAGAAGAGAACGTCTTTAACAAAAGTTAGCAGCTTTTACAGTACAACCCAGTTCATAAAAGAATCACTCATGGTGGAAAACCTATAACCGAGCCTATTGTCATTCTTCGGGTTAAATGCTCCACTGGTACCAAACCTTGGTCACTTATATCCAATTGGTATCAAACCTTCAATTTGTTTCCTTTTGGTACCACTCCTATTATTTCTGTTTCTTCCGCTAGTACCAATGAGGAATCCGACAGTTATTTGCTGATGTGGATGCCGAATTTATGAAGGACAACACACCACTTGCCACATCTGTTGTTGACTCCTTTATTTTATCCTAGTCAGCATTCCAAGAAACCCTAAACTCAAGaatgaacaaaattattcCGATTGTATTTCAACCAATTGGCAGATACAAATTGATGTTTATGtatgttgattttttttttttaggtgGAAACTGAGAATCGAAGGTTAAAAGAAAGGCCGGCGGGGAACAAAGGAAAAAGTGGGATATCGACAGATGAGGTGGTATTGTTGTCCGCCTTTGCGGGCCGACAGAGGAGGAGCTGTCGGCGACCAGAGATAATGTAGCTCCGTCTGATTCTTGCCCAATCCGGATATTGCCAATGTCTGCAGCTGAAGTGAAATGAAACCACCACCTGGGGAATGTGGGGATGTGTCGAAGGTCGCCGGACTGGCAAAGCAGTGGTGAGAAATAGTGGTGGAGGGGAGAGAGAGGAGATGAGAGGGCTTTGAAGGGAAAAAGAGAGAGTTAGGATTAATGGGTAGCATTTGATATTGTGAGAGATTGATGATAATGACATGGCAAATCCCAGCTTCAAGATTGGAATGCTGACAAGGATAAAGTAAAGGAGTCAGCAATAGATGTGGCAAGTGGTGTGTTGTCCTTCATAAATCCGGTAGCCACATCAGCAAATAACTGCCGGATTCCTCATTGGTACTGGtggaagaaacaaaaataataggagtggtaccaaaaagaaacaaattgaaggtTTGGTACCAATTGGAAAAAAGTACGAAAGTTTGGTACCAGCGGGGCATTTAACCCGTCATTCTTCGGTACATAGAAGAGACCTAGACAGAAAAATATCCCTTGCTTCCTCAAGACCCTTACGATAGAGCTACGACTAGATTCCGGGCCACATTTTAAAGGGGACAACAATATAGCTTATATCCAACTTCTTTAAAAATTCTTCATGCAGTGCAGACGTTCTCAAATGGAAAATTCTGATGACCACTTATCATGTAAGATGTAACATTTTAGCTAACTTATGGAGAGCTCAACtttgtttgctttctttcaGAATGGTGggagaacaacaagaaaacgaCAGTAAAAGAAGGAACAACAAGAAGTTTTTTGGTGGCGACAAGATTGGGTTAGCTGATATTGCTTTTTTTGGATGGATGAAGTAATGCAAGAAGCAGTCTGGCGTTAAGTTAATGGAGGCTGACAACTCCCTCGTTTACAATCATGGATCAAGAATTTCAAGGAAGTTCCTGTCATGGAAGAAAACCTTAGTGAGTATGATGAATTGCTAGCTTCAAACATATAAACAGAAATGTTTATTGTATCAGCAACATCATAGACCACGATGATAATATAACGGATAATGATATTGAAAgaatatatacacacacacatatatatatcattatcCGGTAACTTTAATTAAGAGCTAATTATTTTACCGTCCCTGAATTATgtcaaattatattaataggtccttatatttttaataattattttaatatttttaacttttaattctGTTAAACTATTACTTTCTTAAGTTAAAAAGACATTAAATGTGAATAAGAATATTCCTCacttttgttatattatactaatagaTCCCTGCATCTTCATAACTAATTTTAACATTCTTCGCATATTATTACGTTAAACTATTATAtccattaattaaaaataaatattaaaccaaactaaaatattaatttaccttcagtaatattattatattagtatCATCCATAATATTCAACTCCAAATTTTGTATGTATAATTcttctataatttatttatatattaaaaaaaatgattaaattataaaaaagtttgacttaatattaattaacttgattcattattaaaaatattatcttataaaattttatataaggtATTTACTTTAGTTAAAGTATTTTAGTATaaatcttgattttttttaaatgtctaataatttaactttaaatattgaaatatctaaattttaaatataaaagcattggtgtaataaaatttaaattttttatttagaatattaGATTATAGACTTAggctaattattttaatatttcaggaatataaaaatatctctaTATATAGGGATAAAGCTGGTATTTTAGATAAAAGTGACTAttgattaatgaaaaaaatctAATGGAAGAATGTAATagttaaattcattaaaaaaaaaaagaatgttaaaattaactattaaaaacaGAAGGACTTAAAGTGTAAGGTGATAAAACCTGGGGGcgttaaaatatttaactctTTAATTAATGTTGCATATGGAGTTAAGTTTTGTTAGACCACAAACGTTCATTTTAAACTTGCCAACGAGAGTGTTAAAGACAGAAAGCTGGaattcatattaattaaacCAGAGAAGAAAAGGGAAGAAATGTTATGGCCAGAAAggaaattgaatatattatttatttgttcatacaatgtgatatggacatggccaagcttaaagatagacttgatggagaggacaacaagaaaactaaagataaagctaaggatccattgagcatgctacaatgtccaattacaaggtcaaggtccaaaaagccttaattggctatatgcaagattgagctagtcaaggaagctcaattggtcatgctaggatagaCCCAAGTAAAAATACAactgaatgggctttatttaatgttttgcaagtccaagtatataaagactaatgtgggctaatatttgggctgaaatcttttatttaagttcagaacaatgttatttcttatttttcttatgtggcggTATGTTTAATAGtttactagggtttcttatgtTAGGTGGTATAAAAGCGCTAGTTGTTttctttgcatatttgcttgaattcttgaattcttgttgaatacataaaccacttatcaagaattcaagcaaatatgcaaaggaaacaactactataattttaatcaatgCCCTAAACACACCTTAAGGAGCgcttttatagccacctaacataagaaaccctagtaaaCTATTAAACCtagccacataagaaaaataggaaaTAACATTGTTCAACTTAAATAAGAGATTTcgcccaaatattagcccacattagtcttcggacttgcaaaacattaaataaagctcATTCAGGCCTTTACTTAGTCCTGgcggaccttgaccttgtaattgaaCCTTGTAGCATGATCAAtagatccttagctttatctttgattttcttgttgtcctctccatcaagtccatctttaagcttggccatgtccatatcacaATGAGTACATCTGTGGCACCTCTGAAGGGTTTCTATCTTTTAACTAATAGAGAAGGTTCCAATGTGATTATGCAACAACAAACTCCAACGAGTTCAATGCACAATTCAAGTTAAAGAGATCAACACAGGGGGGAGCCAAACAGATTGGCGCCAATGAAGTTGAAAAAATGGCGCTCCTGATAAGCAAAGGCGTGGCAAATTTTCTAGGAAATTGGATTTCTAAGTCGACAAAACAACAAGGGTACAAGACTTATGTACTTTTAGCATCAGCTTCTGACAACAAAGGTTCAAGTTCTCCTTTCTGGTATAGCTTCATAGTATCTGCATTTGAACATAAAAGCAATATCAATTGCCAGAACTTATTTTGGTCCATGACATTTAATACCGagtaaaagataaagaaaaaaaagatatcaTTGCACACTTGAAAGTGATATCAATTTCGAAGTTAATAATATGTCAACTAATTGGTGCTCCTAAGTAACAAGAGTAAACGCCAGAAAAAGTTCCAAGACATACAAAAAATGGGAAGCTGGTGAAAGTATAATTATGCAAATAAAAACAGGGTTAGCTAAAGGATATGCCTGCAAGAGTAATGCTACATAGTCCACCATTATTTGTCCCAAGGGCATATCACTGTGTTGCTTCTGGAGCTACCCCATGaattaccaaaataaaaaatatacaatcaGTTAAAAATAGTTGAGTAGGATAAGCATAAAGACAACAAACAGAGAATGTACCTGTGCAACCTCCAATGTGTTTGCCCGCTGAACATCAAAGTCAAAAAGAATTAGGCATTTATTAGCATTGAGCATTTAAGAACAAATAGATGAAGAGGTATAGTTGCATGTTTatagggaaaaaaaaaaaagaagaaaatggggGTGAAACccattttgtttcttttggataTGTAAAGATGAAAAAGACGCAGAGTATCGTGTTCTATAAGGACAAAAGGAATCTACTTAAACAAGAATTCGTCCAATCTCTTTACGTCTATACCTCTTCTATTACATGGTTGGAAACCACaaaaattttggagaatgGCCTTTAAAACTAGATTATATCACACATTGTAGAATGAAGATATACCAATATGCATATGATTGATTCTATTGACAGCACATCATGAACCTCTTTTTGAGGTCAGACACTTTGGTACTGATAAAACAATGAAACatccaattttcttttaaaaatttataggtTCAAGTGCTTTCCTTTAAAACAATCATTTTAACGTACTAGATCAGATGCCAAACACACTTAACCAATAtccattttattattctatatctACCTTGGAAGACAACCACACAACTTAGAGCCTATGCATGTGACAAGAAACACATTAACCTAGATAACACCTAGTCATGTTCATAGGTAATTATGAAATTCACTTTCCTGGCAGATTAATTCTATCTAGACCACTGGTTAGATGGAAACCTGCCTGCTGAAATTTTCTGTTGGATGGTTAATTTTCATTAGCAccttaaatttgaaaaagatgtgcaaaatcaaacaaaatctCTAGGATAAAGAGCATGATATATGCTCAAATCTATAGTTGATACGTTAAAGGAATTGAACCTCTCAAGAGAATAAAAGGATAGGCAAAGGAAAATAAGCAGCAAGACATGAAGCCCTCATACTGCAACAGAAACAAGTTACGGTATTTGTCTATATATCTAGTGCAAGTCGGGcaggaaaaagtaaaagtaaacATGGGTCCACATTTATGTATCATGGACTCACATAATTCAGttatcatatataattaatggTATTACTCCAGTTTTTACACATTTCACTCCATCAATCAGTAACAAATGAAAGACAATCAACCATGTTAGATTGCTTATAACACacaactaaagaaaaagaaacctgAAATCTATTCCTTCAGCATTTTCCTGCTGGAACCCCCTTCCCAGAAGCCCTTTGATACCCCCTTCCTTGTGTGCTAGTGGGattaattttcagtttttattttttaagatgatTAGATGAAGAATATTAAAGCAGTTCTTACCAATAAATACATTTGGAACAGTGTGTTGTCCAGTAAGCCTTTCCAGTACCTTCTGTATCTGGGGTCCTTGGACACCTGAAAgggaaattagaaaaattccCCAACACATATAACTTATGTTCAATTTAAGGATAAAGAACTTGTTACAAAATTgacaaaaagtaaaaatacttTTCCCACTCGCTCTTATTAAATtggaaaagaatatatttctATCCTAACTGTTCCGATTTGCAAAGATACTGGAATATCAAAAACTGTATTTCATCATCTTTCTTCTATGTATATAGATCTAGTTTTATTGGAGGAAGCACCAATATAAACCGAATCACAAAATTCTATAACTAGtcatatcaaaatcaaataaaaagaattgatatttCTAGCCCACATTTCaaaatcttataattaattgtatCAAATGAAACAccaatgtaaaaaaaaaaagaaaaagaaaaatcatattaaacataaaagacTATTTCTAGactatatttcaaaattctataaCTAATCAGATCAAAAGATGCACCAATGTCACAGAATTGACAAAAACGATAATCATAACAAATgtgaaaagaatatatatttttagccTAACAGTTACACTAACAGCAAATAAACTGGAATTCTTCTACTCATAGAGGTCAAGTTTTATCATAGAAATCACCAATGTAAACTAGATCAGAAAATTTTCATCCAAGCTAAATATTGCGGTAGTTAACAATGCAAATACACAATTATAAACACGTGCATAAAAGTTAAAGAATAACATTCACATACCCAGTTCGTCCAATTCTATAACTAATGGGTTCACTCCAAGCTTCCTGAATAACGCTTTGACTTCAGATGAATATCTTCAAAACAAATAcccagaaataaataaatagattatcACTCCTTtaacctaaaaagaaaatgacaagaaacaagaaaatggGTGATAAAATCAAGAGCTTGAACTCACGAGCACCAAGTTTTAGAGTAAACGACAACTGGGCTCTCAGATACTGTCCTTTTAACGCCCTCTTCTAGTCTGGATCCAAAAGAAGCCATGGCTCGAACAGAAACGGGTCGGTGCTTTCTTGAACCATTGACGCCAAGAatggttgttgttgttgtggcggcggcggcggcggcggTGGTAATTTTAGGGTTGTTACTGTAGAATGGAAAAGAGGAAGTGGAGAGATTGGAATGTGGGGAGAGTCTGTGAGAAGATTTAAGTGGAAGAGATGCGAGATTGGTGAGAATGGATGCGATTGCCATTCTGGTTTTGTTTTTCTGTTTCTGGTTTGAAAGATTTCTTTGAGCTCTTGATAAAGTGGCAAATCGCCCCCTCAACTTTCACTGGAGGTGCAATTAACcccaaattaaaaattgtgGCCCAATTACTCCACATTGCATAAAATGGCCACCACATCCACGTACATTTTAACGCCCTTATTtaggaataaaataattattaggacAATGTGTAAATTTGAAAGGGAGAAAATTAACAagccttttctctttctcttttctattgcatcaaaattaaaatgataaaaattgataaaaattatcacCACAGAATTTCGttcaagtatttttttttttatcaacagTAAGAGAGAGCCATCAtaacaattaatttagttGCTATAAAGCAGTTATCGTCATCGTGGTTGGTAACAGTCGTCGTCATCATCATTATAGTTGCCATTGTGTAGCAGCCACAGTCATCTTCAAATATTGTCATCACTGACCATAGCTATCCTGATGtgatgaatttttatttttatgatttatgacgaattttactttttattcaatattttatttattcattctgTCAAGACTTtctaataaagaataaaaaaatgaaaagaaatttatataatttttaatatagttcaCTTGCCAACGAATGTATCTAAAACATACTTGCTTAAATTTGGAGTAAACTGGCTATTTTATGGAAAGTGTTGGGTAATTGGACCATGATTTCCAATTTGGAATTAATTGGACTGACTAACAAGTACATGGGGCAATTTGCAACTATAACCATCTTTGTGCTTTTGATCCTTTTCACGTGCGATGGGGTGCTAGTTGTGTTGGAGATTGCAGCTATCATGTCTGAAATCTAAGgatttttcccttttcttgtGTTCGCCACAGTGCTAAGAAGTGGCTGATTGGGTTGCTAGAAACTCAAGCTCCCACACTTGTTCTAGAGATTGGCTGTTATGTTATATTTACCAATTCCCAAGTTCTTTAGCTATCCTCGTACTGTATCTGCTGCATCTGTTTTTTCTGATATATTAAAGTtgttcaaaataagaaaactgaATTCAAGTGTCAATAACAACTAATCATGTCAGGGCACatgtcacaaccaaatttagATGATTAAGTTGGGGTGCTACAGCACaggcataaaaaaataataggaaaAATTACGGTAAATTGTATTAtggtttaatatatttttattttagagcttacgatttattttttattttattttaatatcctataaatatgaatgtataataaataatggtTAAATTACACAGTacttttaaaagattttgaaaTAGCAGTAATAGCTATTGTTCTTTCAACTTTCACGTCAGCACTTGCTAACAGTGTTATGCAATTTGACCATTATTTTTAACgattatatttacaaaatattaaaatgaaaaaaaattatatatatcctaaaataaaaatacgtTAAGTCACGTAGTTcctaaaataataagaatttgattggataataataataataaatctttgttttaattatttgatttatttttcataaatcaatatatacaatttattttattattaaacattattaaaaatcattaatttattcatattgTAGTTATAGGAATATAAGCactatatcaataaaaaaaaaagtttactATGATACTAAATATATGTGCCACATTAATAGAAATTTacactaatataaaaatttactatattttattttattaatataattattctaataatgtaatatatttaattatacaaatagaattaatacaataaattatgtatattaatctgttttaaaaaaaatattatgtaataCACTTGcatgtagtttttttttatcttaaaaagaTCCCCAATAACacaataatattaagaaagattacaaaaatattcatgtttttatgatttttaataattttacagtgtttttttatttttactttgttaaaatattaaaattatggtcttctaattttatttttttaaatacagttttggttttctttctgactatttaaaataaaaaataaccaaaagaataattgaaaaacaaccatattatatttttacaaaacaaaaagaaaacagtattttaaaaaaaaaagagttagagagtaaaaagatattttatttttattttaacgtTAGCTTTAAAGGGCCAACAGACCTTTTAAACTGGGCTTCAGGCTAACTGGTTGTTTGtatcaattataataagaCCAACACCGCAGAGAGATGATCTTTTCTAATGATCGAATCCATGATCATGTCCTCGAAGAATAGTAGCTAAGCGTGGCGCTATAACCATCATCCAACAAGGCAACTAATAACTACttattttaccttttttttctttttccttcagAAACTCTGGCGATTAATCGTTTTTCTGGTTCCCAGAGTTTGTAAACTTGAAGCCAATCGATGGCTTCTTTCATGgcaaattttagaattataccTCTTGATTTTTATCAATACAGCAACAACTACAACTACTTTAGTTTTAGCAGTCATCAAATTATCAAACACAGACACAATTTGTTCATTTCCACTAGTAACAATAACAGAACAGTCCATTACTACAACCAGAAGCAAAAAAGCTCCTCAATCGCCTGTTCTGCTGCTAATAAGCCCTCCCCTCCTACTGATATCAGGTgggttctttcttttcttctctctttgtttTGGTTAAtcgtcttttttctttaagtttcattttatcttatattggGAAAATCAGACTCCGAAATGAAATTGTTTTGTTAATTGTATAATCAGTTAATTGCATGTTTTCGTGAAGTAGAGTATTAAGTGGCTGATGAGCACTATTGCCTCAAAATCTTCATTTAGTGGAATTGAGGCTGTAAAATGTATTCTGTGGAATTATGGTTTATGAATAATGGAGGTGAGATCTCGCATTGAGTTTCAGCAGAGTTTTGGTGATTGGTGACTTCTGATAGGTCTGTACATGGAAAAAGTTGCCAACAAAACTAATTACAGGATTGGACACTTCCCTTTCTGTTGAAACTAAATGtgtaacccccaaacttcgtACTGATTTGTTCTGCAATTCTGTTTCTCAACTGGAGTGTGTTTTCTTTTGGTACATCAAGTACATGAAGCAATCCCATTCTGGGTTCAAGCAATTTCAGCTGGCATTATTTATAACCATGCATTTCTGACTTGACTGTTCGAGGATGATCCCATTTTACACTCAAAATGATGTGAATGGCCTATTTTGTAAAATACTTCACAGTTAATGCTTCATCCCATAGAGAATGTGCAGGAATTTCTAGTTACTTTTTTTTCCCTCCAATTCTTATATAATGATAGTGCTATATGGTTTGGCATCACAAAAGGCAAGTATTTTTTTGCAAATTTGTGCAATGCTTcaatttattgtgtttttctttgtCCACTGTAGTCAATTCTGTTAACAGAAATTATACAAGTTgtatttttatgtctttcaGTTTCCTCTCTGACTTGGTTTTTTCATTGAATGCTTTTGCTATCAGGTTCTTTTACAAGTGAGGCCTCCTTGTAatcattcttttatttgttctcCAGTTCTACAGCCAAGATAAGAAGTGAAGTTCTCTCCCCATTTCGGTCTGTGCGGATGTTTTTTTATCTGGCTTTTATTGCAAGTGGTGGTCTGGGAGCACTCATAGCTACCACACAACTGATAGCTGCACTGGCTAATCCAGCAAGAGCAGCTGAAGTCCCAGAGATATTGAAAGGACTTGGCATAGACATTGGAGCAGTATCTATCTTTGCATTCCTGTATTACAGGGAGAACAATGCTAAGCAAGCTCAAGTAGCTAGGCTCTCAAGAGAGGAAAGCCTTTCAAATCTTAAGCTCCGTGTGGATGACAAAAAGATTATTTCCATCAGTTCTTTGAGAGGTATTGCTCGCCTTGTGATCTGTGCTGGCCCAGGATCTTATGTCTTGGAGTCATTTAGACTCAGTGAACCTTTCACTCAGAGTCTCTTGGATAGAGGAGTGCTTGTGGTGCCGTTTGCTACAGATGGAAATTTTCCTAATTTTGAGTTTGAAGAGAGTGAGGAGATGAAGGAGATTACAAGCAAAAGGAAGCGACTCTGGCAGCTGAATCCTACCTTTGTTTCTGAGTGGTCTAAGTAAGAAATATCCACAAAATGTCTTAGTTTGGTTCACCTTTTCAGGAAATTCTTACCTACATTGTGGTGTATACACCATaacaaaatagaagaataacATGTTTATATTAGTGTTTTACACTTTGACATTAGATGACTGGTACAtctctattatttaaaaccaatgaatatgtgtcaatcataTATTAGCAATTTTCCCACGCTTTACTCCCTTATTTCTCACACATATATAACGTATATGTTTGCAATGACAGGTGGCTGGATGAGCAAAAGAATATGGCTGGTGTCTCCCCTGAATCTCCTGTGTATGATTGCTTACTTTTACCTTTCAGTAAATACTCAAGAATCATTATCATAATAACCATTAAATGCACTATATGAGAACTTAGTTGCAATAATATGGAGCTTAAAACTCTTCCTTGATTATTGTGAAGTAAGGACAATGCCTCACTAGAAACTTGCTTATCTAAATGTTCTACAGGTATTTATCCCTGCGTCTGGATGGTCGTGTCCGCGGTAGTGGTGTTGGTTACCCTCCTTGGAATGCTTTTGTTGCACAGTTGCCACAGGTTAAGGGAATGTGGTCAGGTCTTCTTGATGGCATGGATGGAAGAGTTCTTTAGAGAGTTGCTTAATCTTGTTTCTTTTAGGTGCGCTTCTTCTTTTGAGTTGCAGGATTACTTTCTTATCAAAATGTCAGTCTTCTGCAGTTTCTGCATTAGTTGAAGCTCTTATAGCTCCTTTCTAGTGGGTTTGATCAGATATTGTTGTTGGCAATTACCATTTTTTAGCAGAACATGCAATTTCATGctctttttcataatttacTCCCTAATCTGTTGCTTGGAAACAAAGTAATTAATGCTTTTCCTTCTTAGATTGGACATTGGTGATTCACGATTGCaaatattatttgttgttGAAAAGGGTCATGTGAATCCTAAATATTAGAGATatatagttaaaaaaataatccaaaaata
The sequence above is drawn from the Ricinus communis isolate WT05 ecotype wild-type chromosome 7, ASM1957865v1, whole genome shotgun sequence genome and encodes:
- the LOC8262789 gene encoding protein LOW PSII ACCUMULATION 1, chloroplastic — translated: MASFMANFRIIPLDFYQYSNNYNYFSFSSHQIIKHRHNLFISTSNNNRTVHYYNQKQKSSSIACSAANKPSPPTDISSTAKIRSEVLSPFRSVRMFFYLAFIASGGLGALIATTQLIAALANPARAAEVPEILKGLGIDIGAVSIFAFLYYRENNAKQAQVARLSREESLSNLKLRVDDKKIISISSLRGIARLVICAGPGSYVLESFRLSEPFTQSLLDRGVLVVPFATDGNFPNFEFEESEEMKEITSKRKRLWQLNPTFVSEWSKWLDEQKNMAGVSPESPVYLSLRLDGRVRGSGVGYPPWNAFVAQLPQVKGMWSGLLDGMDGRVL
- the LOC8262790 gene encoding glutaredoxin-C5, chloroplastic isoform X2, which codes for MAIASILTNLASLPLKSSHRLSPHSNLSTSSFPFYSNNPKITTAAAAAATTTTTILGVNGSRKHRPVSVRAMASFGSRLEEGVKRTVSESPVVVYSKTWCSYSSEVKALFRKLGVNPLVIELDELGVQGPQIQKVLERLTGQHTVPNVFIAGKHIGGCTAPEATQ
- the LOC8262790 gene encoding monothiol glutaredoxin-S10 isoform X1, whose translation is MAIASILTNLASLPLKSSHRLSPHSNLSTSSFPFYSNNPKITTAAAAAATTTTTILGVNGSRKHRPVSVRAMASFGSRLEEGVKRTVSESPVVVYSKTWCSYSSEVKALFRKLGVNPLVIELDELGVQGPQIQKVLERLTGQHTVPNVFIAGKHIGGCTDTMKLYQKGELEPLLSEADAKST